One Candidatus Paceibacterota bacterium genomic window carries:
- a CDS encoding Type 1 glutamine amidotransferase-like domain-containing protein → MKLFLASSFDKTVEIFLKKLGKNPGGLKVLFVANAADTYDDKFWVELDKKAFEKAGFHVEPIDLRKLDKEELKKFLNNADIFHVCGGSVLYLLNLLRQRELVEIIRDFIRNGKMIYTGTSAGSMIAASDLSLSKYDEEEQKFVFETSDYSGLDLVNFYIIPHCQNHEFLPSTENMIKHLPDNKNPILMLNDNQAVWVKDENFEILSSV, encoded by the coding sequence ATGAAATTATTTCTTGCGTCATCGTTTGACAAGACAGTGGAGATTTTTCTTAAAAAGCTGGGGAAAAACCCGGGAGGGTTAAAAGTGCTTTTTGTTGCGAATGCCGCTGACACTTACGACGATAAATTTTGGGTTGAATTAGACAAAAAGGCCTTTGAAAAAGCCGGTTTCCATGTTGAGCCGATTGATTTGAGAAAGTTAGACAAGGAAGAGCTTAAAAAATTTTTAAATAACGCCGATATTTTTCATGTTTGCGGCGGCAGCGTGTTGTATCTTTTGAATTTGCTTCGGCAAAGGGAACTAGTTGAAATTATCCGCGATTTTATAAGAAACGGGAAGATGATTTATACCGGCACCAGCGCCGGTTCAATGATTGCGGCTTCAGACTTATCGCTTTCAAAATACGATGAAGAGGAGCAAAAATTCGTTTTCGAAACCTCGGACTATTCTGGTTTGGATTTGGTTAATTTTTATATTATCCCGCACTGCCAAAATCATGAATTTTTGCCAAGTACGGAAAATATGATTAAGCATTTGCCGGATAACAAAAATCCAATTTTGATGCTGAACGATAATCAGGCGGTTTGGGTAAAAGATGAAAATTTTGAAATTTTATCTTCTGTGTAG
- a CDS encoding tetratricopeptide repeat protein yields MRKKIINEEETSVLSQEDTAVSQINTEPSVSVEEKSFFSFTSVKWESVSKYALMALAFLLPFWFSSAGVFTLSVSKSLLIFSLVLVSAVFYLIHVLQEGSIIYPKNILFLALCGVLAATLVSSFFSGIFSVSFFGYGGEINTFSFLLAASVALFLVSSIFKTEKDALIFLFLFVFSSVIVFASQVVRFFSGMDFFGVLPDKTSSLVGSWNEFSVFSGFAALLAVLFLEFFKDKMARMNSGKVWFCFLYAILGFSFISLFFVNFGQTWVVLAVFLLTLFVYLFSISFRQKKGFAALPIILFLVCLFLILARTTLVSDVVSKVGLSYIEIRPSWSATLKVSEDVMSSGVKNLILGSGPNTFSYDWLKFKPLDVNQTMFWNLNFQNSTGFIPTFAAAGGILGILSWAVFLVLFIYYGLKSVNYSMGDSGSRIVFICFLAAAYLWVFCLTYIPGPVILMMTFLVTGLFLAMFARNSENVLKKFVFADGGSIAFVSAMLVVLFLIAGVASFYLLYQKYWSIYSYGKGVNVFNSSGDLDEAQRLIAVATRFDSQDRYYRTLSEINLARLGVIINQALTPEEGRIQFQNNLASAIQNAQTAIDIDSENPSNWMSLGRVYGSILPFQIPGSKDFAIDSYKKAAQKAPTDPQPFLALAQVEIDSGGSFGSARGYLASSLRLKANYTPALYLLARVAAQEGNIDEAITQTQTALLTSPNDVGILFQLGLLQYQKKDYENAVISLERVVSLSPNYANAMYFLGLSYEKTDRIQDAITQFKKISELNPDNEEVKTILSNLRSGKPALSEVSPPAPAPEEREKPPLKEE; encoded by the coding sequence ATGAGAAAGAAAATAATAAATGAAGAAGAAACCAGCGTGCTTTCTCAAGAAGACACGGCTGTTTCTCAAATTAATACAGAGCCGTCGGTTTCCGTGGAAGAAAAAAGTTTTTTTTCTTTCACTTCCGTAAAATGGGAGTCGGTGTCAAAGTACGCCCTTATGGCGTTGGCGTTTCTTCTGCCTTTTTGGTTTTCATCCGCAGGTGTTTTTACTTTGTCCGTATCAAAATCGCTCCTGATTTTCTCTTTGGTTTTGGTTTCGGCGGTTTTTTATCTTATTCATGTTTTACAGGAGGGATCCATAATTTACCCTAAAAATATTCTTTTTTTGGCGCTTTGCGGGGTCCTCGCGGCAACGCTTGTGTCATCTTTTTTTTCCGGAATTTTTTCCGTCTCTTTTTTCGGATACGGCGGAGAGATAAATACTTTTTCTTTTCTCCTTGCCGCTTCAGTGGCGCTTTTCTTGGTCTCTTCTATTTTTAAGACCGAAAAAGACGCTTTAATCTTTCTTTTTCTTTTCGTCTTTTCATCGGTAATCGTATTTGCTTCGCAAGTTGTACGTTTTTTTTCCGGTATGGATTTTTTCGGTGTTTTACCGGATAAAACAAGCTCTCTTGTTGGTTCATGGAACGAATTTTCCGTGTTCTCCGGTTTTGCCGCGCTCTTAGCCGTTCTCTTTTTGGAATTTTTTAAAGACAAAATGGCGCGGATGAATAGCGGCAAGGTATGGTTTTGTTTTCTTTACGCGATTTTGGGCTTTTCTTTTATCTCTCTTTTCTTTGTCAATTTCGGGCAGACATGGGTGGTTTTGGCGGTTTTTCTTTTGACGCTTTTTGTTTATCTTTTTTCGATATCTTTCCGTCAGAAAAAAGGATTCGCGGCATTGCCGATAATTTTGTTTTTAGTTTGTTTGTTCCTCATTTTGGCCAGAACTACTCTTGTGAGCGATGTGGTCAGCAAAGTAGGCCTTTCTTACATTGAAATAAGGCCTTCGTGGTCGGCGACACTGAAAGTCTCCGAAGACGTCATGTCGTCCGGCGTTAAAAATTTGATATTAGGTTCGGGTCCGAACACTTTTTCTTACGACTGGTTAAAATTCAAGCCGCTTGATGTCAACCAGACCATGTTTTGGAATTTGAACTTTCAAAATTCAACCGGTTTTATTCCTACTTTTGCCGCAGCCGGAGGAATTTTGGGCATATTGTCTTGGGCGGTTTTTCTTGTTTTGTTTATTTATTACGGCTTGAAGTCTGTGAATTATTCCATGGGTGACAGCGGCAGCAGGATCGTTTTTATTTGTTTTCTTGCCGCCGCCTATCTGTGGGTTTTTTGTTTGACCTATATTCCCGGACCCGTTATTTTAATGATGACTTTTTTGGTGACGGGATTATTTTTGGCGATGTTCGCCAGAAATTCGGAGAATGTTTTGAAAAAATTCGTTTTTGCCGACGGCGGCAGCATCGCTTTTGTTTCGGCCATGCTTGTCGTTCTTTTTCTTATCGCCGGCGTCGCTTCTTTTTATCTTCTGTACCAGAAATATTGGTCAATCTACTCTTACGGGAAAGGAGTTAATGTTTTTAATTCCAGCGGAGATTTGGATGAAGCGCAGAGGTTGATTGCCGTTGCCACTAGGTTTGACAGCCAAGACAGATATTACAGAACGTTAAGCGAGATAAATCTTGCGAGACTTGGCGTGATTATCAATCAGGCGCTTACACCGGAAGAAGGGCGAATTCAGTTTCAGAATAACCTGGCTTCCGCGATACAAAACGCGCAAACCGCCATTGATATAGATTCGGAAAATCCGTCCAACTGGATGTCTCTTGGGAGGGTTTATGGAAGTATTTTGCCTTTTCAAATACCGGGGTCCAAAGATTTTGCCATTGATTCTTACAAAAAAGCCGCGCAAAAAGCGCCGACAGATCCTCAGCCGTTTCTGGCTTTGGCTCAGGTTGAAATTGATTCCGGAGGTTCTTTTGGTTCCGCAAGGGGATATTTGGCTTCTTCTTTAAGGCTTAAAGCGAATTATACTCCGGCGTTATATCTGCTCGCGCGCGTCGCGGCTCAGGAAGGGAATATTGACGAAGCGATAACTCAAACGCAAACAGCTTTACTTACGTCTCCGAACGATGTTGGCATTCTTTTCCAGCTGGGGCTTTTGCAGTATCAGAAAAAGGATTATGAAAATGCCGTCATCTCTTTGGAAAGAGTGGTTTCTCTTAGCCCTAATTACGCGAACGCCATGTACTTTTTGGGCTTGTCTTATGAAAAAACAGATAGAATTCAGGATGCGATAACCCAATTTAAAAAAATAAGCGAACTGAATCCCGATAACGAAGAAGTTAAAACAATTTTATCAAATTTGCGCTCCGGCAAACCGGCTTTATCGGAAGTTTCTCCTCCTGCTCCTGCGCCGGAAGAAAGAGAGAAGCCTCCTTTGAAAGAAGAATAA
- a CDS encoding lipid II flippase MurJ, whose protein sequence is MMQRLFNFLNKEVNGLHQAAFLLAFASIGAKVLAIFRDRLLAANFGAGNELDIYYAAFRLPDFIYVGSLFFVSLTSLIPFFIEKKKKSAEGGHNFINEIFTVFLAFMVFSAGVCFFAAPFLTDLIAPGFSEESKRLLIQFTRILLLSPLFLGLSNLVSGVIQSFNRFFIYSLSGVLYNAGSILGLIILYPKFGMAGVVWGVVIGAALHFLIQVPSLVNLGYVPKISFNIRWIEVWKVIWNSFPRTLSLTLNQIVLLVLTAIASFLASGSISMFNLASNLQAIPLTVIALSYSVAAFPALARNFIEKQNGKFLSSVVASFRHILFWLLPFSALLIVLRAQVVRSVLGAGAFSWTDTRLTAAALALFSFSLFAQGLILLFSRAFYAAERNKVPLLVNLFSSVATIFFAAIFIWMLHSCVFFRSFLTGVLRVEDVSGAAFLALPLAYSLGSVLNFFLLFWAFEKEIGSISEALEGIWQIVLNAFFMACVAYLGLNIFDDFFDLDTFFGIFTQGFLSGLLAFLFGFFLLRLLKNKELNDLTISFKNRVFRKFVIKPEPEEIHE, encoded by the coding sequence ATGATGCAGCGTCTTTTCAATTTTCTGAATAAAGAAGTAAACGGCTTGCATCAAGCGGCTTTTCTTCTGGCCTTCGCGTCTATCGGCGCGAAGGTTTTGGCTATTTTTCGCGACAGGCTCTTGGCCGCTAATTTCGGCGCGGGGAACGAACTTGATATTTATTATGCAGCCTTCCGTCTTCCCGATTTTATCTACGTAGGCTCTTTGTTTTTTGTTTCTCTTACTTCGCTTATTCCTTTTTTTATTGAAAAGAAGAAAAAATCCGCCGAAGGCGGACATAATTTCATAAACGAAATTTTTACCGTTTTTCTTGCGTTTATGGTTTTTTCGGCCGGCGTTTGTTTTTTTGCCGCTCCGTTTTTGACGGATTTAATCGCTCCGGGATTTTCCGAAGAATCAAAACGTCTGCTTATCCAATTCACGCGCATTCTTCTTCTCTCTCCGCTTTTTCTTGGATTATCCAATCTTGTTTCGGGAGTTATCCAATCGTTCAACAGATTTTTCATTTATTCTTTAAGCGGTGTTTTGTATAACGCGGGTAGTATTTTAGGTTTGATTATTCTCTATCCGAAATTCGGCATGGCCGGCGTCGTTTGGGGGGTAGTGATAGGCGCCGCGCTCCATTTTTTGATACAAGTGCCTTCTCTTGTGAACTTGGGTTACGTGCCAAAAATTTCTTTTAATATACGCTGGATCGAAGTCTGGAAAGTCATCTGGAATTCTTTTCCGCGCACTCTTAGCCTCACGTTAAACCAGATTGTTCTTTTGGTTCTGACCGCCATCGCTTCTTTTCTGGCGAGCGGAAGCATCTCCATGTTCAATCTTGCTTCAAATCTTCAGGCTATTCCGCTTACGGTAATCGCTTTAAGTTATAGCGTCGCGGCTTTTCCGGCTCTTGCGAGAAATTTTATTGAAAAGCAGAACGGAAAATTTCTTTCTTCCGTTGTCGCGTCTTTTCGCCATATCCTTTTTTGGCTTTTGCCTTTTTCGGCCTTGCTTATTGTTTTGAGAGCGCAGGTGGTCAGGTCTGTTTTAGGGGCCGGCGCTTTCAGCTGGACGGATACCAGGCTTACTGCCGCGGCATTGGCGCTTTTTTCTTTTTCGCTTTTCGCCCAAGGGCTTATTTTGCTTTTTTCGCGCGCGTTTTATGCCGCTGAAAGAAATAAAGTGCCTTTGCTTGTGAACCTTTTTTCTTCGGTTGCCACGATTTTTTTCGCCGCGATTTTTATATGGATGCTTCATTCTTGCGTTTTTTTCCGTTCTTTTTTGACGGGTGTTTTAAGAGTCGAAGATGTTTCCGGCGCCGCTTTTTTGGCTCTGCCCTTGGCTTATTCTTTGGGAAGCGTCTTGAATTTTTTCCTGCTTTTTTGGGCTTTTGAAAAAGAGATAGGCTCTATTTCCGAAGCGCTTGAGGGAATTTGGCAGATCGTCTTGAACGCTTTTTTCATGGCATGCGTCGCCTATTTGGGACTTAATATTTTTGATGATTTTTTTGACCTTGATACTTTTTTCGGTATTTTTACTCAGGGATTTTTATCGGGGCTTTTGGCGTTTCTCTTCGGGTTTTTCCTCTTGAGGCTTTTAAAAAACAAAGAGCTCAATGATTTGACCATTTCTTTTAAAAACAGAGTATTTAGAAAATTTGTCATCAAGCCGGAACCCGAAGAAATACATGAATAG
- a CDS encoding prepilin-type N-terminal cleavage/methylation domain-containing protein yields the protein MFFNHKKKTGFTLIELMVVIAILGIISSLVLSSISSARRTSHDTKRVADLKEVSKALAFFYDVNGTYPYRFSQELELNWGVMLDDLAAAGFISSADFYDNPSSAQAPKGISFLVRKAESAMPPPADPFGDYNTEIQDPLYPSQSYGYMVSPDGDNYRLRAKLENQDSAYFDNSLEGYFLFPFFATGDTACDKSLNYYCIGPAGNFEPRYVGPFY from the coding sequence ATGTTTTTTAATCACAAAAAAAAGACGGGGTTTACGCTTATTGAATTGATGGTCGTTATTGCCATCTTGGGGATTATTTCTTCTTTGGTGCTGTCTTCAATAAGCAGCGCCAGGCGGACATCTCATGATACAAAAAGGGTGGCGGATTTAAAAGAAGTTTCAAAAGCGCTTGCTTTTTTCTACGACGTAAACGGTACTTATCCTTATCGTTTTTCTCAGGAACTGGAATTAAATTGGGGAGTAATGCTTGATGATTTGGCAGCGGCTGGTTTTATTTCCTCGGCGGATTTTTACGATAATCCTTCATCGGCCCAAGCGCCGAAAGGCATAAGTTTTTTGGTCAGAAAGGCGGAATCTGCTATGCCTCCTCCGGCCGATCCTTTTGGCGACTACAATACCGAGATTCAAGACCCGCTATATCCTTCCCAAAGTTATGGTTATATGGTTTCTCCGGACGGCGATAACTATCGTTTAAGGGCGAAATTGGAAAATCAAGACAGCGCGTATTTCGATAACAGCTTGGAAGGTTATTTCTTATTTCCTTTTTTCGCGACAGGAGATACGGCTTGCGACAAAAGTTTAAATTATTATTGCATAGGTCCGGCCGGCAATTTTGAACCGCGCTATGTAGGACCCTTTTATTAG
- the lepA gene encoding translation elongation factor 4: MAENQKNIRNFCIIAHIDHGKSTLADRFLELTATIEKRKMREQFLDQMDLERERGITIKMQPVRMNYQVSAVNYQMNLIDTPGHVDFSYEVSRSLKAVEGAVLLVDATQGVQAQTVTNLEMAKALGLVIIPVINKIDSINARVSETRKEIIEVLHCDEKEILEISAKTGEGVSALLEEIIKRIPSPPASEESFRALVFDFDYSLHRGVILYIRATDGEIKKGDSVFLRQAGVNFQVAETGIFMPEKKPVERLKNGEIGYVVTNIKEANIGRVGDTLLSKFGSLPALEGYKQPFPVVWASVFPESQDSFESLKQALSRLKLSDSAFAFSEEESGLLGRGFRCGFLGLLHLEIVVERLRRDFGQQLVTASPSVVYRVETKKGGTVEIYSPALFPEHHEIIKIFEPWAAISIITPNEFLNEVMQILNRRDAVIGYTEDFGSSRLLVKAEMPLREMMDNFFEEMKSATSGYASFGYEVVSEKEADVVRMDVLLNDEIIPAFSRIVKRSRVQSEAQKIAKKLKEVLPRQLFVIKIQARALGRILAAESITALKKNVTAHLYGGDRTRKMKLWQKQKKGKKRLKEFGKVSVPHEVFLKMIKNEN, translated from the coding sequence ATGGCTGAAAACCAAAAAAATATCAGAAATTTTTGCATAATCGCTCACATAGACCACGGCAAGTCCACTTTAGCCGATCGTTTTTTGGAATTGACCGCCACTATTGAAAAAAGAAAGATGCGCGAGCAATTTTTAGACCAGATGGATCTTGAAAGGGAGAGAGGAATTACCATAAAAATGCAACCGGTGCGAATGAATTATCAAGTATCCGCCGTCAATTATCAGATGAACTTGATTGACACTCCGGGGCATGTCGATTTTTCTTACGAAGTTTCCCGCTCGCTTAAAGCGGTTGAGGGCGCCGTGCTTTTGGTGGACGCCACGCAGGGCGTTCAAGCGCAGACAGTCACCAATTTGGAAATGGCCAAAGCTTTAGGGCTCGTCATTATTCCAGTGATAAACAAAATAGACAGTATTAATGCCAGGGTTTCCGAAACAAGAAAAGAAATAATTGAAGTTTTACACTGCGATGAAAAAGAAATTTTAGAGATATCCGCGAAAACCGGAGAGGGCGTCAGTGCGCTTTTGGAAGAAATAATTAAAAGAATTCCATCGCCTCCAGCGAGCGAAGAATCATTTCGCGCTCTTGTTTTTGATTTTGATTATTCTTTGCATCGCGGTGTTATTTTGTATATCCGCGCCACTGACGGAGAAATAAAAAAAGGAGATTCCGTTTTTTTAAGGCAGGCGGGAGTGAATTTTCAGGTTGCGGAAACGGGAATTTTTATGCCCGAAAAAAAACCGGTTGAGCGTTTAAAAAACGGAGAAATAGGGTATGTGGTTACCAATATAAAAGAAGCGAATATCGGCAGGGTTGGCGATACCTTGCTTTCAAAATTCGGTTCGCTTCCGGCACTGGAAGGGTACAAACAGCCTTTTCCCGTTGTGTGGGCAAGTGTTTTTCCCGAATCGCAGGATAGTTTTGAATCGTTGAAACAGGCTCTTTCCCGGCTGAAACTTTCAGACAGCGCTTTTGCTTTTAGTGAAGAAGAAAGCGGACTTTTGGGCAGGGGTTTTCGCTGCGGTTTCTTGGGGCTTCTTCATCTTGAGATTGTCGTTGAGCGCCTTAGGCGCGATTTTGGCCAGCAGCTTGTCACCGCGTCTCCGAGCGTTGTTTATAGAGTTGAAACGAAAAAAGGAGGAACAGTTGAAATTTATTCTCCGGCTCTTTTTCCCGAACACCATGAAATAATAAAAATTTTTGAGCCGTGGGCGGCGATAAGCATCATAACTCCGAATGAATTTCTAAATGAAGTAATGCAGATTTTAAACAGAAGAGATGCTGTAATCGGATACACCGAAGATTTCGGCAGTTCCAGACTTTTGGTTAAAGCGGAGATGCCTCTTCGCGAGATGATGGATAATTTTTTTGAAGAAATGAAAAGCGCCACATCGGGCTACGCTTCTTTCGGTTATGAAGTAGTTTCCGAAAAAGAAGCGGACGTTGTGCGAATGGATGTTTTGCTAAACGATGAAATAATTCCGGCTTTTTCAAGAATAGTAAAACGGAGCCGGGTTCAGTCGGAAGCGCAAAAAATTGCCAAAAAATTGAAAGAAGTTTTGCCGCGCCAGCTTTTTGTCATAAAAATTCAGGCAAGGGCGCTTGGCAGAATTTTAGCGGCTGAATCGATTACGGCCTTAAAAAAGAATGTTACGGCTCATCTGTACGGAGGAGACAGGACAAGAAAAATGAAATTGTGGCAGAAACAAAAAAAAGGAAAGAAGCGGCTTAAAGAATTCGGCAAAGTTTCCGTGCCTCACGAAGTTTTTTTGAAGATGATTAAAAACGAGAATTAG
- the pheS gene encoding phenylalanine--tRNA ligase subunit alpha, translating to MNKGKRAINKGHLHPLSIIMRQMTDIFQSLGFEVVLGPDVETEHYNFDALNVPKDHPARDMWDTFWLKNGQLLRTHTSPMQIRYMEKHQPPFQIVVPGRVYRYEATDATHEIQFYQLEGLMIGKDINLANLKGVLEEFFKKLFNKKEIDIRFRPSYFPFTEPSVEVDMKLDNKWLEIAGAGMVHPQVLKNVGIDPNEWQGFAFGVGIDRVAMIKYKIDDIRLFYGSDMRFLKQF from the coding sequence ATGAATAAAGGAAAAAGGGCTATAAATAAGGGGCATTTGCACCCTTTATCTATTATTATGAGACAGATGACTGATATTTTTCAGTCATTGGGTTTTGAAGTTGTTTTGGGTCCGGATGTGGAAACTGAACATTATAATTTTGACGCGCTTAACGTGCCCAAAGATCACCCTGCGCGCGATATGTGGGATACTTTTTGGCTAAAGAATGGCCAGCTTTTGAGAACCCATACTTCGCCAATGCAAATCCGGTATATGGAAAAACATCAGCCGCCTTTTCAGATTGTTGTACCCGGCAGAGTTTATCGTTATGAAGCGACCGACGCTACCCACGAAATACAATTTTATCAGCTAGAAGGATTAATGATCGGCAAGGATATAAATTTGGCAAATCTAAAGGGAGTTTTGGAAGAGTTTTTTAAAAAATTGTTTAACAAAAAAGAAATTGATATTCGCTTTCGTCCCAGTTATTTCCCTTTTACCGAGCCCAGTGTTGAAGTTGATATGAAATTGGATAATAAGTGGCTGGAAATTGCCGGCGCTGGGATGGTACATCCGCAAGTATTGAAAAATGTAGGAATTGACCCAAATGAATGGCAGGGTTTTGCTTTTGGCGTCGGCATAGACCGTGTCGCGATGATAAAATATAAAATTGACGATATCAGATTGTTTTATGGTAGCGATATGAGGTTTCTTAAGCAATTTTAG
- the pheT gene encoding phenylalanine--tRNA ligase subunit beta — protein sequence MEFSYNWLQSYFDKPLPEPEKLVELLTFHSFEVEGVETRQTAKGSDCILDISILPNRVADCASHLGIAREISVFTETALSAAGSKPKTNSQLNTNDYVALEVEKPDLCPRYIALLVKGVKVGQSPEWLQERLSSAGQKSINNIVDAANYIMLETGQPLHAFDLAKIGKRKIVVRAAKEKEKIMTLDGKLVEVSLADLVIADGDGEALAIAGIKGGKKAEITEDTKDIIIEAATFNPVAIRKTSRRINLKTDASLRFEHGLSLFLPEMIMDKIARLVQEIAGGEVAANTIDFCPVKPEKTRIILNEKDTSKILGIEIEIKKMSAILEKLGFKVEEAGEGVLAVYPPNERTDMNIKEDLIEEIGRIYGYENITAKLPEEIKIKPEINEEYAYSNWIRGILADAGFSEVYNYSFWKEGKIEVENPKSPYTKYLKTFLRPRLVMNIEENFKNFETVRLFEIGKVFSPREDTHVAIAIADKKGKIDIKAELKGIAEKLFIDNAEIYMEENVRFDSRQAKQVFEIDLKLIIDAAKERGINPEKHPGFETEGFEYKPFSRYPAIVRDVSLFVPSDAHIEEVADKIENTGGELLMDTDLFDEYAPPGEDKKSLAFRLVFQSFDKTLKDEEVNAIMEKIIKALESNENWEVRRQVGTTE from the coding sequence ATGGAGTTTTCTTATAATTGGCTACAATCTTATTTTGACAAACCGCTACCCGAGCCGGAAAAACTGGTTGAGCTTTTGACTTTTCATAGTTTTGAAGTTGAGGGGGTGGAAACTCGTCAGACCGCGAAAGGAAGCGATTGCATTTTAGACATAAGTATTTTGCCGAATCGTGTTGCTGACTGCGCTTCACACTTGGGTATTGCCCGGGAAATATCCGTTTTTACCGAGACTGCTTTAAGCGCTGCCGGAAGCAAGCCAAAAACAAATTCACAGCTTAATACGAATGATTATGTTGCTCTTGAAGTTGAAAAACCGGACTTGTGTCCACGCTATATCGCTTTACTTGTTAAGGGAGTAAAAGTCGGCCAGTCTCCGGAATGGCTTCAAGAAAGGTTATCATCCGCCGGCCAGAAATCCATAAACAATATAGTTGACGCGGCTAATTATATTATGCTTGAAACGGGGCAGCCATTGCATGCTTTTGATCTTGCGAAAATCGGCAAAAGAAAAATTGTCGTAAGAGCTGCCAAAGAAAAAGAAAAAATTATGACTTTGGACGGTAAACTGGTTGAAGTTAGCCTTGCGGATTTGGTTATTGCCGATGGCGATGGTGAAGCGCTTGCCATAGCCGGGATAAAGGGCGGTAAAAAAGCGGAGATAACAGAAGACACTAAAGATATAATCATAGAAGCGGCCACTTTTAATCCTGTGGCGATAAGAAAAACTTCACGTCGGATAAATTTAAAGACAGACGCGTCTCTCAGGTTTGAGCACGGACTTTCTTTGTTTTTGCCGGAAATGATTATGGATAAAATAGCGCGGTTGGTGCAGGAAATAGCCGGCGGCGAAGTTGCCGCAAACACAATTGATTTTTGTCCTGTTAAGCCAGAAAAGACAAGGATTATTTTAAATGAAAAAGACACTTCAAAAATTTTAGGCATTGAGATAGAAATAAAAAAGATGTCCGCGATTTTGGAAAAATTAGGTTTTAAAGTTGAAGAAGCCGGTGAAGGAGTGCTTGCGGTTTATCCGCCAAACGAAAGAACCGATATGAATATAAAAGAAGATTTGATTGAAGAGATCGGAAGAATTTACGGTTATGAAAATATTACCGCTAAATTGCCCGAAGAAATAAAAATCAAACCGGAGATAAACGAAGAGTATGCTTATTCAAATTGGATACGGGGAATTTTGGCTGATGCCGGTTTTTCCGAAGTTTATAATTATTCGTTTTGGAAAGAGGGCAAAATAGAAGTTGAAAATCCCAAATCGCCATATACAAAATACTTAAAAACATTTTTGCGCCCAAGGTTAGTGATGAATATTGAAGAAAATTTCAAAAATTTTGAAACGGTAAGATTATTTGAAATCGGCAAAGTTTTTTCTCCCCGTGAAGATACGCATGTCGCAATCGCGATAGCGGATAAAAAAGGGAAAATAGACATCAAGGCTGAATTAAAAGGCATTGCCGAAAAATTATTTATCGATAACGCGGAGATTTACATGGAAGAAAATGTCCGTTTTGACTCGCGCCAAGCGAAGCAGGTTTTTGAGATTGATTTGAAACTAATTATTGATGCCGCTAAAGAAAGAGGAATTAATCCTGAAAAACATCCCGGATTTGAAACAGAAGGTTTTGAATACAAACCGTTTTCCAGATATCCGGCTATCGTAAGGGACGTTTCTCTTTTTGTTCCGTCAGACGCTCACATTGAAGAAGTGGCGGATAAAATAGAAAATACCGGAGGAGAACTATTGATGGACACCGATTTGTTCGATGAATATGCGCCGCCGGGCGAAGACAAAAAAAGCCTGGCTTTTCGCTTGGTATTTCAAAGTTTTGATAAAACTTTAAAAGATGAGGAAGTGAACGCAATAATGGAAAAAATAATTAAAGCGCTAGAGTCGAATGAAAATTGGGAAGTCCGACGTCAAGTCGGAACTACAGAATAA